A window of Pseudomonas guangdongensis contains these coding sequences:
- a CDS encoding DUF1656 domain-containing protein gives MPREIAFHGVLLPSVAALFLLAMLLGWGLDRLLAGLGLYRHAWHPSLLRIALFAGLFAGLALTVHP, from the coding sequence CTGCCGCGCGAGATCGCCTTCCACGGCGTGCTGCTGCCCAGCGTCGCCGCGCTGTTCCTGCTCGCCATGCTGCTGGGCTGGGGCCTCGACCGCCTGCTCGCCGGGCTCGGCCTCTACCGCCACGCCTGGCACCCGAGCCTGCTGCGCATCGCCCTGTTCGCCGGCCTGTTCGCCGGCCTCGCCCTGACCGTCCACCCCTGA
- a CDS encoding DUF4339 domain-containing protein, giving the protein MHNDIPGAPRWYYEDNGERRGSLDEAQMIELIRAGRLDRHTPVWKIGSADWQLLDDSELRSHLDSPVPPASSGRDVDNRLIWLLACAPLLGYLLEWVLAFALNTSQIQTERAMEAARYWYATLALNLLLGVLDERRLKQTGHDTARLRGWVWLAPAYLYRRARHLGHSLGYFVAWLLSFALLLLA; this is encoded by the coding sequence ATGCACAACGACATCCCCGGCGCCCCGCGCTGGTACTACGAGGACAACGGCGAACGTCGCGGCAGCCTCGACGAAGCCCAGATGATCGAACTGATCCGCGCCGGCCGGCTCGACCGCCACACCCCGGTCTGGAAGATCGGCAGCGCCGACTGGCAACTGCTCGACGACAGCGAACTGCGCAGCCACCTGGACAGCCCCGTGCCGCCGGCATCGAGCGGCCGAGACGTCGACAACCGCCTCATCTGGCTGCTGGCCTGTGCCCCGCTGCTCGGCTATCTGCTGGAATGGGTGCTGGCCTTCGCCCTCAACACCAGCCAGATCCAGACCGAACGCGCCATGGAAGCGGCACGCTACTGGTACGCCACCCTCGCCCTCAACCTCCTCCTCGGCGTGCTGGACGAAAGACGCCTGAAGCAGACAGGCCACGACACCGCACGCCTGCGCGGCTGGGTCTGGCTGGCGCCGGCCTATCTCTACCGGCGGGCCCGGCATCTGGGCCACAGCCTGGGCTATTTCGTCGCCTGGCTGCTGTCCTTCGCCCTGCTCCTGCTCGCCTGA
- a CDS encoding efflux RND transporter periplasmic adaptor subunit — MPSRPSIISVLATLGVVLAALWLGRSLWLNYMESPWTRDGRVRADVVAVAPDVAGQVVEVAVRDNQTVRKGDLLLRIDPARYRLAVDEARALLAARRASLAMREQNARRRLALDERVVSREDRDAAANAAAAAHAEYRRAQVRLAQAELDLARTRVLAPVDGYVTNLGVRPGDYARAGEAQLAVVDRHSYWVYGYFEETKLPLLAVGDPVEMQLMSGARLEGHVDSIARAIYDRDNPPSRELIADVNPTFNWVRLAQRVPVRIALDRVPDGVLLAAGITCTVIVKPRSRAPAAQAQ; from the coding sequence ATGCCGTCCCGCCCATCGATCATCAGCGTGCTCGCCACCCTCGGCGTGGTGCTCGCCGCCCTCTGGCTCGGCCGCAGCCTGTGGCTCAACTACATGGAGTCGCCCTGGACCCGCGACGGCCGGGTGCGCGCCGACGTGGTCGCAGTGGCGCCGGACGTCGCCGGCCAGGTGGTCGAGGTCGCGGTGCGCGACAACCAGACCGTGCGAAAAGGCGACCTGCTGCTGCGCATCGACCCGGCACGCTACCGGCTGGCGGTCGACGAGGCCCGCGCCCTGCTCGCCGCGCGCCGGGCCAGCCTGGCGATGCGCGAGCAGAACGCGCGGCGCCGTCTGGCCCTGGACGAGCGGGTGGTATCGCGCGAGGACCGCGACGCCGCCGCCAACGCCGCCGCGGCCGCGCACGCCGAATACCGCCGGGCGCAGGTGCGGCTGGCGCAGGCCGAGCTGGATCTGGCGCGCACCCGCGTGCTGGCGCCGGTGGACGGCTACGTGACCAACCTCGGCGTGCGCCCCGGCGACTACGCGCGCGCCGGCGAAGCGCAGCTGGCTGTGGTCGACCGCCACTCCTACTGGGTCTACGGCTACTTCGAGGAAACCAAGCTGCCGCTGCTGGCGGTCGGCGATCCGGTGGAGATGCAGCTGATGAGCGGCGCACGGCTGGAGGGCCATGTCGACAGCATCGCCCGCGCCATCTACGACCGCGACAACCCGCCGAGCCGCGAGCTGATCGCCGACGTCAACCCGACCTTCAACTGGGTGCGCCTGGCCCAGCGCGTGCCGGTGCGCATCGCCCTCGACCGGGTGCCCGACGGCGTGCTGCTGGCCGCCGGGATCACCTGCACGGTGATCGTCAAACCGCGCAGTCGCGCGCCGGCCGCTCAGGCCCAGTAG
- a CDS encoding FUSC family protein, which yields MSLRDELARWARSEGLAWIFICKMLAAALTTLWLAMRLEMPQPSTAVMAVFIVMQPQSGQVLAKSLHRLLGTVVGLAAMLPLLALFAQEPVLFLGGMALWVALCTAGAARYRDLRSYSCVLAGYTATLIGLTAIQHPETAFVQALWRVLEIGLGVLCCSLFSAAILPQSTGAAMREAIARRFGDFATLAVTHLPGGERAAFETAQARLAAQTVRLETLRSMSGYDDPQLALRMGRLTRLNHDFMAMTSRFHALQQLLGRLRGQGAELALEAFAPCLDSLVALLAPWRQRALDCPAAAALATQLEDYRARLLPLIRQCRAGLGELPADSPLRLDFDTAAELLYRLAGDLHEYALTHAALAPARHARERRSERFAPRANRLAVAAAALRMLLLVALGSAFWLQSAWPSGHMFLISAVIIGALCSASANPARMALQMAGGTFLAALLGFVESFLVFPQIGGFPMLALAVTPVFLLGLYLATRPRWAGYGLGLLILFGFGTLPANLTVHDPAGLLNHYIALVLSQLLVAAVMAGVLPPNRPWLWRQLERDLRRRVPHVLRAPLKGLAARFDSSTRDLLTQAHDLAAGHPAVQRDLLRWMTLVLEIGHAVIELRQEKARLPDESSYAAGTAWRLAFDALAAALARLFARPTPEHLHQALAGVEQTIDALRRTPEAGAPHFASSPLRRLESHLHFIRTALLDPHSPLAEHLPGAAHAA from the coding sequence ATGAGCCTGCGCGACGAGCTGGCGCGCTGGGCGCGCAGCGAGGGCCTCGCCTGGATCTTCATCTGCAAGATGCTGGCGGCGGCGCTGACCACCCTGTGGCTGGCCATGCGCCTGGAGATGCCGCAGCCAAGCACCGCGGTGATGGCGGTGTTCATCGTCATGCAGCCGCAGAGCGGCCAGGTGCTCGCCAAGAGCCTGCACCGCCTGCTCGGCACGGTGGTCGGCCTCGCCGCCATGCTGCCGCTGCTCGCTCTGTTCGCCCAGGAGCCGGTGCTGTTCCTCGGCGGCATGGCGCTCTGGGTCGCCCTGTGCACCGCCGGCGCGGCGCGCTACCGCGACCTGCGCAGCTACAGCTGCGTGCTGGCCGGCTACACCGCCACGCTGATCGGCCTGACCGCCATCCAGCACCCGGAAACCGCCTTCGTCCAGGCGCTGTGGCGGGTACTGGAGATCGGCCTGGGCGTGCTGTGCTGCTCGCTGTTCAGCGCGGCGATCCTGCCGCAGAGCACCGGCGCCGCCATGCGCGAGGCCATCGCCCGGCGCTTCGGCGACTTCGCCACGCTGGCCGTGACCCACCTGCCCGGCGGCGAACGCGCCGCCTTCGAGACCGCCCAGGCGCGCCTCGCCGCGCAGACCGTGCGCCTGGAAACCCTGCGCAGCATGAGCGGTTACGACGACCCGCAGCTCGCCCTGCGCATGGGCCGGCTGACCCGCCTGAACCACGACTTCATGGCCATGACCAGCCGCTTCCATGCCCTGCAGCAGCTGCTCGGCCGCCTGCGCGGCCAGGGCGCCGAACTGGCCCTGGAGGCCTTCGCGCCCTGCCTGGACAGCCTCGTCGCGCTGCTCGCGCCCTGGCGCCAGCGCGCGCTGGACTGCCCTGCCGCCGCCGCGCTGGCCACGCAGCTGGAGGACTACCGCGCACGCTTGCTGCCGCTGATCCGCCAGTGCCGCGCCGGCCTTGGCGAGCTGCCCGCCGACAGCCCGCTGCGCCTGGACTTCGACACCGCCGCCGAACTGCTCTACCGCCTGGCCGGCGACCTGCACGAGTACGCCCTGACCCACGCCGCACTGGCGCCGGCGCGCCATGCCCGCGAGCGCCGGAGCGAGCGCTTCGCGCCACGCGCCAACCGCCTCGCGGTCGCCGCGGCCGCCCTGCGCATGCTGTTGCTGGTCGCCCTCGGCAGCGCCTTCTGGCTGCAGAGCGCCTGGCCCAGCGGGCACATGTTCCTGATCAGCGCGGTGATCATCGGCGCGCTGTGCTCGGCCTCGGCCAACCCGGCGCGCATGGCCCTGCAGATGGCCGGCGGCACCTTCCTCGCCGCCCTGCTGGGCTTCGTCGAGAGCTTCCTGGTGTTCCCGCAGATCGGCGGCTTCCCCATGCTCGCGCTGGCGGTGACCCCGGTGTTCCTGCTCGGCCTGTACCTGGCCACCCGGCCGCGCTGGGCCGGCTACGGCCTGGGCCTGCTGATCCTGTTCGGCTTCGGCACCCTGCCGGCCAACCTCACCGTCCACGACCCGGCCGGCCTGCTCAACCACTACATCGCCCTGGTGCTGTCGCAGCTCCTGGTGGCGGCGGTGATGGCCGGCGTGCTGCCGCCCAACCGCCCGTGGCTGTGGCGCCAGCTGGAGCGCGACCTGCGCCGCCGCGTGCCGCATGTGCTGCGCGCGCCGCTCAAGGGGCTGGCGGCGCGCTTCGACAGCTCGACCCGCGACCTGCTGACCCAGGCCCACGACCTCGCCGCCGGGCATCCCGCGGTGCAGCGCGACCTGCTGCGCTGGATGACCCTGGTGCTGGAGATCGGCCATGCGGTGATCGAGCTGCGCCAGGAGAAGGCGCGCCTGCCCGACGAGTCCAGCTACGCCGCCGGCACCGCCTGGCGGCTGGCCTTCGACGCCCTCGCCGCGGCGCTGGCGCGGCTGTTCGCCCGGCCCACGCCGGAGCACCTGCACCAGGCGCTGGCCGGGGTCGAGCAGACCATCGACGCGCTGCGGCGCACTCCCGAGGCCGGCGCACCGCACTTCGCCAGCTCGCCGCTGCGCCGCCTGGAAAGCCACCTGCACTTCATCCGCACCGCCCTGCTCGACCCGCATTCGCCGCTGGCCGAGCACCTGCCCGGAGCCGCCCATGCTGCCTGA
- a CDS encoding DNA repair protein yields the protein MHAAAQNFPWAKELEKTVVNSLVTSFGLDFILFKDKEGGEVDTIHNVRNGIWATTTEKHRYNQRGEYDSTPYHTHENYKKSGKEDKVKHADGELYDPYRNTNLGAHEKRNLDHVISAKEIHDDAGRVLAGLSGAELANQKSNLQSTHETVNKSKKQTPIDEYLQKLPKLISTHEMTLEKDRNRLAGLSRETPQQKHKARELEDRIRKTEKKISELKSIDSEKMRKRDAEARAPYEQQINHTYYTSSKFLHQTVGAASIAGLKMGTRQMLGIVMSEIWLELRDQLPETLSGLKKNFSFETFIERIASLLKAIWIRVQKRFSSFLTAFKDGVFAGVFGSLTTTIFNTLATTKLMAIKIIREVWGQIIKAIKLLIFNPDQLSFVELCQAVTSLLSIGAATAVGSVAYAQLLPLCSFPFGAELAAFASALITGLATLGLNYFLLHSGMARKLWAYTDTLMPHAGTVRQFQDINAELDRYLTELSQMEFNLDIEELQTFTLELQACNDELQRSAVLQKIVEDRGIELPFEVGNAASTRNWLASLV from the coding sequence ATGCATGCCGCAGCGCAAAACTTCCCTTGGGCCAAGGAGCTCGAAAAAACCGTAGTGAACAGCTTGGTAACCAGCTTCGGCTTAGACTTCATACTCTTCAAAGACAAGGAAGGCGGCGAAGTTGACACTATCCACAACGTACGCAATGGCATCTGGGCTACGACTACAGAAAAGCATCGTTACAATCAGCGCGGCGAATACGACTCCACTCCCTACCACACGCATGAAAACTACAAAAAATCAGGAAAAGAAGACAAAGTCAAGCATGCGGATGGAGAATTGTACGACCCCTACCGAAACACTAATTTAGGTGCACATGAAAAGCGCAACCTAGATCATGTGATCAGCGCAAAAGAAATCCACGATGATGCCGGCCGCGTACTCGCTGGGCTCAGTGGCGCGGAGCTAGCCAACCAGAAAAGCAACCTGCAATCCACTCACGAAACCGTAAATAAATCGAAAAAGCAGACACCCATCGATGAATACCTACAGAAGCTTCCGAAATTAATCTCCACACACGAAATGACGTTAGAAAAAGACCGTAATCGCCTAGCGGGCCTATCTCGCGAGACACCACAGCAAAAACATAAGGCTCGTGAACTTGAAGACAGGATCCGAAAAACCGAAAAAAAAATATCCGAACTTAAATCCATAGACTCAGAAAAAATGCGCAAGCGTGATGCCGAAGCTCGCGCCCCTTACGAGCAGCAAATCAACCATACCTATTACACCAGCAGCAAATTCCTACACCAGACCGTTGGCGCAGCCAGTATCGCTGGACTAAAAATGGGAACTCGCCAGATGCTTGGAATAGTTATGTCAGAAATCTGGCTTGAACTAAGAGATCAACTACCGGAAACGCTGAGCGGGCTTAAGAAAAACTTCAGCTTCGAGACATTTATAGAACGCATCGCCAGCTTGCTCAAGGCCATATGGATAAGAGTTCAAAAGCGTTTCAGCTCATTTCTGACAGCATTCAAAGATGGCGTATTCGCGGGAGTCTTTGGAAGCCTGACAACGACAATTTTCAACACTCTCGCCACTACAAAATTGATGGCAATCAAGATTATCCGTGAAGTTTGGGGACAAATCATCAAAGCCATCAAGCTTTTAATCTTCAATCCCGACCAGCTAAGTTTTGTTGAACTCTGCCAAGCTGTGACGTCATTACTATCAATAGGTGCTGCTACGGCTGTTGGCTCCGTGGCCTATGCGCAACTGCTTCCGCTTTGCAGCTTCCCGTTTGGCGCCGAACTAGCTGCATTCGCGAGCGCTCTCATCACTGGCCTGGCCACTCTCGGGCTAAATTATTTTTTACTACACAGTGGGATGGCACGCAAGCTTTGGGCTTATACCGACACATTAATGCCACATGCTGGAACGGTCAGACAGTTCCAAGACATTAATGCGGAACTGGATCGTTACCTGACAGAGCTGAGTCAGATGGAGTTCAACTTGGATATAGAGGAACTACAAACTTTCACGCTAGAGCTTCAGGCTTGCAATGATGAACTACAGCGCAGCGCAGTTTTGCAAAAGATAGTGGAGGACCGCGGCATCGAACTACCGTTTGAAGTAGGAAACGCGGCCAGCACACGTAACTGGTTGGCCTCGCTGGTATGA
- a CDS encoding YkgJ family cysteine cluster protein, whose amino-acid sequence MIPSAFPCTQCGLCCRNVRLAEQTRYLDRGDGACRNYSDADKKCLIYETRPDICRVGLQYKTHYSQQYSWEAFIEANTEVCRALQIQEFTEPN is encoded by the coding sequence ATGATTCCATCAGCATTTCCCTGTACGCAATGCGGGCTATGCTGCCGTAATGTACGTCTGGCAGAGCAGACGCGCTATCTGGATCGGGGGGATGGGGCTTGTCGAAACTACAGTGATGCCGACAAAAAATGTCTGATTTATGAGACCCGACCAGATATCTGCCGAGTAGGCCTACAGTACAAAACTCATTATTCACAGCAGTATAGCTGGGAAGCTTTTATTGAGGCGAATACCGAGGTTTGTCGAGCACTACAGATTCAAGAATTTACTGAACCAAATTAA
- a CDS encoding LysR family transcriptional regulator, with translation MDVLQAMRVFARVIDSGSFTAAAQTLELSTAQVSRLVSELEASLQARLLYRTTRRLRLTEAGARYLERCRQILAQVDEAAAEASGAHLTPRGRLRVHSFTGLGTQYLMPLVVRYAELYPQVDVDLALSQRTPDLLEEGHDVVVTHCRELPDSELVAQRLGEVFSVVCAAPAYLRRHGTPQTPEALRAHRCLRLLDPVYPGDWVFERQGERQVISPGQTFQVNVSEAMVQAAVAGMGVCLLPSFMAAKALREGGLVRLLPQWQLHERSLYALYSSRRFLDAKIATWVALLKAELPLLLARDSADLDNPAYWA, from the coding sequence ATGGATGTATTGCAGGCCATGCGGGTATTCGCCCGGGTGATCGACAGCGGCAGCTTCACCGCCGCCGCCCAGACCCTCGAACTGTCCACCGCCCAGGTGTCGCGGCTGGTGTCCGAGCTGGAGGCCAGCCTGCAGGCGCGTCTGCTCTATCGCACCACCCGCCGCCTGCGCCTGACCGAGGCCGGGGCGCGCTATCTGGAGCGTTGCCGGCAGATCCTCGCCCAGGTCGACGAGGCCGCCGCCGAGGCCAGCGGCGCGCACCTCACCCCGCGCGGCCGGCTGCGCGTGCACTCCTTCACCGGGCTGGGCACCCAGTACCTGATGCCGCTGGTGGTGCGTTACGCCGAGCTGTATCCGCAGGTCGACGTCGACCTCGCCCTGTCCCAGCGCACTCCCGACCTGCTGGAGGAGGGCCACGACGTGGTGGTGACCCACTGCCGCGAGCTGCCGGACTCCGAACTGGTCGCCCAGCGCCTGGGCGAGGTCTTCAGCGTGGTCTGCGCCGCGCCGGCCTACCTGCGCCGGCACGGCACGCCGCAGACGCCCGAAGCCCTGCGCGCGCATCGCTGCCTACGCCTGCTCGATCCGGTGTATCCCGGCGACTGGGTGTTCGAGCGGCAGGGCGAGAGGCAGGTGATCAGCCCCGGACAGACCTTCCAGGTCAACGTCTCCGAGGCCATGGTGCAGGCCGCGGTGGCGGGCATGGGAGTGTGCCTGCTGCCCAGCTTCATGGCCGCCAAGGCGCTGCGCGAGGGCGGCCTGGTGCGCCTGTTGCCGCAGTGGCAGCTGCACGAGCGCAGCCTGTACGCGCTGTATTCCTCGCGGCGCTTCCTCGACGCCAAGATCGCCACCTGGGTGGCGCTGCTCAAGGCCGAGCTGCCGCTGCTGCTGGCGCGCGACAGCGCCGATCTCGACAATCCCGCCTACTGGGCCTGA
- a CDS encoding helix-turn-helix transcriptional regulator — MSEFKDPLYRYLNILQLLPRAPNKIATSTLLQKLKERGFQLSERTLQRDLSGRLSKFPIHCDSEKKPYRWGYSEHALFTADVLPAADTPTALALHLAEGHLGNLLPQNVLDLLGRHFRHAREHLDELQHNGLAQWARRVRSLPNGKTLLPAPLQPQVWEQVSTALVDNRQLRIDYRSRSKGDTKTLRLHPAGLVSRHSISYLIATVNDYDDLRQFALHRIRNAELLDAPAREHDSFDIDRYIEGGAFSSRQSPQEVELIADVAPQTAWLLGETPLSRQQRLEPLPGSDWQRLHARVPLDQETLWWIFALNDNIRVHAPKVWVEEIERKLERLREMYAAPTASDTDRRSAVETGPQEADNAITRENAPC, encoded by the coding sequence ATGTCCGAATTCAAGGACCCGCTGTACCGCTACCTCAACATCCTGCAACTGCTTCCCCGCGCGCCGAACAAGATCGCCACCAGCACCCTGCTGCAGAAGCTCAAGGAGCGCGGCTTCCAGCTCAGCGAGCGCACCCTGCAACGCGACCTGAGCGGCAGGCTCAGCAAGTTCCCGATCCACTGCGACAGCGAGAAAAAGCCCTACCGCTGGGGCTATAGCGAACACGCGCTGTTCACGGCGGACGTTCTCCCCGCCGCGGACACGCCCACCGCGCTGGCCCTGCACCTGGCCGAAGGCCACCTCGGCAACCTGCTGCCGCAGAACGTGCTCGACCTGCTCGGCCGCCACTTCCGCCATGCCCGCGAGCACCTCGACGAACTGCAGCACAACGGCCTCGCCCAGTGGGCGCGCCGGGTGCGCAGCCTGCCCAACGGCAAGACCCTGCTGCCCGCCCCGCTGCAGCCGCAGGTCTGGGAACAGGTATCCACCGCCCTGGTCGACAATCGCCAGCTACGCATCGACTACCGCAGCCGTAGCAAGGGCGACACCAAGACCCTGCGCCTGCACCCCGCCGGACTGGTCTCGCGCCACTCGATCAGCTACCTGATCGCCACCGTCAACGACTACGACGACCTGCGCCAGTTCGCCCTGCACCGCATCCGGAACGCCGAACTGCTCGACGCGCCGGCACGCGAGCACGATAGCTTCGACATCGACCGCTACATCGAAGGCGGCGCCTTCTCCTCGCGCCAGTCGCCCCAGGAAGTCGAACTGATCGCCGACGTCGCCCCGCAGACCGCCTGGCTGCTCGGCGAAACCCCGCTCAGCCGCCAGCAACGCCTCGAACCGCTGCCCGGCAGCGACTGGCAACGCCTGCACGCCCGCGTGCCGCTGGACCAGGAAACCCTGTGGTGGATCTTCGCCCTCAACGACAACATCCGCGTGCATGCCCCCAAGGTTTGGGTCGAGGAAATCGAGCGGAAGCTTGAGCGGCTGCGAGAGATGTATGCCGCACCGACTGCCAGCGACACAGATCGTCGCAGCGCTGTGGAAACTGGGCCTCAGGAAGCGGACAACGCCATCACTCGGGAGAACGCGCCATGCTGA
- a CDS encoding DUF2790 domain-containing protein, whose translation MKSTALFLTVMLASAAAFAADASAGRDAQATRYTYGMTLDVAEVLAIDEAPHGRCELVPTEMTYRDSRGQVQSISYLKHDMYCD comes from the coding sequence ATGAAATCCACAGCCCTGTTCCTGACCGTCATGCTGGCTTCCGCCGCGGCCTTCGCCGCCGACGCTTCGGCAGGCCGCGACGCGCAGGCAACCCGCTACACCTACGGCATGACGCTGGATGTCGCCGAGGTGCTCGCCATCGACGAGGCGCCCCACGGGCGTTGCGAGCTGGTGCCGACCGAGATGACCTACCGCGATTCCCGGGGCCAGGTGCAGTCCATCAGCTACCTCAAGCACGACATGTACTGCGACTGA
- a CDS encoding chemotaxis protein, which produces MPLPLILGAAALATAAFGAKKGYDGYQKHSEADEIVNSAQNLYAHKRDLFDIQEAATNSALEKLGKKELSIGQSFNDFKTLADDLLKKLNTGRQDKLEINIPKHKLQSVESYSYTAVGVLGAAAGAGLAGAATGFAVYGGVMALGAASTGTAISSLAGVAATNATLAAIGGGSLATGGLGMAGGTAILGAAVAGPVLAIAGWAYNSHGEEALRNARKASREVDLAVEKLEKAQLQLSNTEGYALDILEVLKSVYAQFDQYFDILKAAAGQVEAAKILKQNPQAVLAQLSDAIMRAISNGYTLAVILVDLITTPLFKVKNYNYEATKDKSEVPAMETDADGSMILNSDQLDRKLEETKTKSASIELA; this is translated from the coding sequence ATGCCGCTTCCTCTAATCCTTGGCGCAGCCGCTCTGGCTACTGCAGCCTTCGGCGCCAAGAAAGGCTACGATGGCTACCAGAAACACTCGGAAGCTGACGAAATTGTCAATTCCGCCCAAAATCTTTATGCTCATAAAAGGGATCTTTTCGACATACAAGAGGCGGCCACAAATTCGGCACTTGAAAAATTAGGCAAGAAAGAGCTTAGCATCGGCCAGAGCTTTAACGATTTTAAAACTCTCGCTGATGATCTGCTTAAAAAACTTAACACCGGCCGCCAAGACAAACTGGAAATCAACATCCCCAAGCACAAACTGCAAAGCGTTGAGAGCTACAGCTACACCGCCGTAGGGGTGTTGGGTGCAGCAGCGGGGGCTGGCCTAGCCGGTGCGGCTACTGGGTTCGCCGTTTACGGTGGTGTCATGGCTCTGGGTGCGGCGTCTACGGGAACTGCAATCTCGTCGTTAGCAGGGGTCGCTGCTACCAACGCAACGCTAGCGGCTATTGGCGGTGGCTCGCTAGCCACCGGTGGCCTAGGCATGGCCGGCGGCACAGCGATTCTCGGCGCAGCCGTGGCTGGTCCGGTACTGGCCATAGCCGGCTGGGCATATAACAGTCATGGCGAAGAGGCGCTGAGAAACGCGCGCAAGGCGAGCCGTGAAGTAGACCTTGCCGTGGAAAAGCTGGAAAAAGCCCAACTGCAACTCAGCAATACTGAGGGTTATGCCTTAGATATCCTTGAAGTATTGAAGTCTGTCTATGCCCAATTCGATCAGTACTTCGATATTCTCAAGGCCGCTGCCGGCCAAGTCGAGGCTGCAAAGATTCTCAAACAGAATCCACAAGCAGTGCTAGCCCAATTGAGTGACGCCATTATGCGTGCGATTAGCAATGGCTACACTCTAGCAGTCATACTTGTCGACCTAATTACCACACCACTCTTCAAAGTCAAAAACTACAATTACGAAGCCACCAAAGACAAAAGCGAAGTACCGGCAATGGAAACGGACGCAGATGGCTCGATGATTCTAAATTCCGATCAACTGGATAGAAAACTCGAAGAAACAAAAACAAAATCTGCCAGCATAGAGCTGGCTTAA